From one Leifsonia soli genomic stretch:
- a CDS encoding DNA polymerase Y family protein, protein MASGAREAVVTRAIVLWCPDWPVIAAQQALELAVDQPLALVEKGVVFACSPAARADGVKRGLRMREAQARCPQLEVLPYDPVLDARAFEPVLAAIEEITPGVQPVRPGTCVLRARGPARYYGGEEQAAAELLRCLEGLGLPDARVGIADGPFAAEQAARSTGAARPLGGAPSAGTPTTGAADAAHDPAPHFWAHSRVRIIPSGDSPAFLAPLPVALLGFAELTPLLRRLGLHTLGDIAALSRVDMRERFGERGELAHTLASGLDGTAVVPRTPPKQLDRSIDFEPPLDRVDQVTFAVRGTAEQFIGGLTKAGLVCTSLRVEVTDESGRVSERIWLHPRLFSPPDVVDRVRWQLQGSGAIDSGLASPISRVVLEPEAVDDIGHHEDGLWGGGADERIHHGLTRVQSMLGHEAVVTATIGGGRAPGERQVLVPWGDRPVGVARADQPWPGSLPAPAPSTVFEVPRPVAVLTEQGASVEVTDRGDVTAPIARFSPTGQARDARPVDSWAGPWPVRERWWDATLSRAMHRFQLVDADGTAWLLALAGSGWFAEARYD, encoded by the coding sequence ATGGCGAGCGGAGCACGCGAAGCCGTCGTCACCCGGGCGATCGTGCTCTGGTGTCCCGACTGGCCGGTCATCGCTGCGCAGCAGGCGCTCGAGCTGGCGGTCGATCAGCCGCTCGCCCTGGTCGAGAAGGGCGTGGTCTTCGCGTGCTCTCCCGCAGCGCGTGCCGACGGGGTGAAGCGCGGACTGCGGATGCGCGAGGCGCAGGCGCGCTGCCCTCAGCTGGAGGTGCTGCCCTACGATCCGGTGCTCGATGCGCGTGCGTTCGAGCCGGTGCTCGCCGCGATCGAGGAGATCACCCCCGGTGTGCAGCCGGTCCGCCCGGGCACGTGCGTGCTCCGGGCCCGCGGGCCCGCGCGCTATTACGGCGGCGAGGAGCAGGCGGCCGCCGAGCTGCTGCGCTGCCTGGAGGGGCTCGGGCTCCCGGACGCGCGGGTCGGGATCGCCGACGGTCCTTTCGCCGCCGAGCAGGCCGCCCGCTCGACCGGGGCCGCCCGGCCGCTCGGCGGCGCTCCCTCCGCCGGCACTCCGACGACCGGTGCCGCCGACGCCGCGCACGACCCGGCCCCGCACTTCTGGGCCCACAGCCGCGTGCGCATCATCCCGTCCGGCGACTCCCCCGCGTTCCTGGCGCCGCTCCCGGTCGCCCTCCTGGGCTTCGCCGAGCTCACTCCGCTGCTGCGCCGGCTGGGGCTGCACACGCTCGGCGACATCGCCGCGCTCTCGCGCGTAGACATGCGGGAGCGGTTCGGCGAGCGGGGAGAACTCGCGCACACCCTGGCCAGCGGGCTCGACGGAACGGCGGTGGTGCCGCGCACCCCGCCGAAGCAGCTCGACCGCTCCATCGACTTCGAGCCTCCCCTCGACCGCGTCGACCAGGTGACCTTCGCCGTGCGCGGCACGGCCGAGCAGTTCATCGGCGGGCTCACCAAGGCCGGGCTGGTGTGCACCTCGCTCCGGGTGGAGGTGACCGACGAGTCCGGCCGGGTCAGCGAGCGCATCTGGCTCCATCCCCGGCTGTTCTCCCCGCCCGACGTGGTCGACCGGGTTCGCTGGCAGCTGCAGGGCTCCGGCGCGATCGACTCCGGACTGGCGTCGCCGATCTCCCGGGTGGTCCTCGAGCCGGAGGCGGTCGACGACATCGGCCACCACGAGGACGGGCTGTGGGGCGGTGGAGCCGACGAGCGCATCCACCACGGCCTCACCCGTGTGCAGAGCATGCTCGGCCACGAAGCGGTGGTCACGGCGACGATCGGCGGCGGCCGCGCCCCCGGCGAACGGCAGGTGCTGGTGCCCTGGGGCGACCGGCCGGTGGGGGTCGCCCGGGCCGACCAGCCGTGGCCGGGATCCCTGCCGGCACCCGCGCCGTCGACGGTGTTCGAGGTCCCGCGTCCCGTCGCGGTGCTCACCGAGCAGGGGGCGTCCGTCGAGGTGACCGACCGTGGAGACGTGACCGCGCCGATCGCCCGGTTCTCCCCCACCGGCCAGGCGCGGGACGCCCGGCCGGTTGACTCCTGGGCCGGCCCCTGGCCGGTGCGGGAACGCTGGTGGGACGCCACGCTCTCGCGGGCGATGCACCGGTTCCAGCTGGTCGACGCCGACGGCACCGCCTGGCTGCTCGCGCTGGCCGGGTCCGGCTGGTTCGCGGAGGCGCGCTATGACTGA
- a CDS encoding error-prone DNA polymerase, which translates to MGWNNPPIPWAEFERRLSGRRTAQQADERPSSRKRQKYVPQVIPETPEDAVPYAELHAHSNFSFLDGASSPEELLEEATRLNLHALALTDHDGMYGVVHLAEAAEAYDRVKTVFGAELSLSLTKPQNGEPDPEGSHLVVLGHRQEGYHRLAAAITAGQLAGEEKGRPVYRLDELAEQSGGEWMVLTGCRKGDVRLALAEHGERAAEREVSRLAELFGRDNVLVELIDQGAPRDSTDNDILTRIAGRLGLPTVATNNVHYASPAQYPLATAVAAVRARRSLDELDGWLPAAGAAHLRSGAEMARRFARYPGAVERTVEIADDLSFRLRSARPRLPKQDVPEGHTPMGWLRELTWRGAAERYPDLDRNPAKRERIERELDVIEAKDFPGYFLIVHDIVRFARSRGILCQGRGSAANSAVVYLLGITAVDSIKYDLPFERFLSSMREEEPDIDVDFDSDRREEVIQYVYAKYGRHNAAQVANVITYRPKNAVRDMAKALGYSTGQQDAWSKQIDAWGAVQTSDDHDIPDDVVGLAQQVLKFPRHLGIHSGGMVLTDRPVGEVCPIEHARMEGRTVLQWDKDDCAWMGLVKFDLLGLGMLSALDYSMRTIEASLGEKWTLESIPKEEQGVYDMLCRADSIGVFQVESRAQIGTLPRLQPRSFYDLVIEIALIRPGPIQGGAVHPYIRRKLGKEPVTYLHPALVPVLERTMGVPLFQEQLMQMAVAVGDCTAEDADLLRRAMGSKRGVEKIEALKAKLYDGMANNGITGADADAIYEKIEAFANFGFAESHAISFALLVYVSSWMKLHYPGAFLAGLLRAQPMGFYSPRTLTADARRHGVVVHRPDIQRSGVFPLLEPLDDPDARRGPTGSDPCLQTEQPPIDPFDPAVPLDFAAHRRDAGHAVRLGLAAVTSIGEKVAERIVAEREAYGPYRDLGDLARRTGLTTGQLEALAAAGAFDGFDLSRRQAIWEAGNAAQERPEYLAGTAITVQPPLLPMLSPAEQLASDLWATGISTDDHPIRFLRPALAARGVRPADTLAAGESGRRIEVGGVVTHRQRPATAAGVTFLNIEDETGMVNVVCPVGVWNRYRRVARQAPAMIIRGILERSEEGVVNVVADRLEALDTGIRTVSRDFR; encoded by the coding sequence ATGGGGTGGAACAACCCTCCGATCCCGTGGGCCGAGTTCGAGCGGCGGCTTTCCGGGCGGCGCACCGCGCAGCAGGCCGACGAACGCCCGTCCTCCCGCAAGCGGCAGAAGTACGTTCCGCAGGTGATCCCGGAGACGCCGGAGGACGCGGTCCCCTACGCCGAGCTGCACGCGCACAGCAACTTCAGTTTCCTCGACGGCGCGTCCTCTCCCGAGGAGCTGCTGGAGGAGGCGACGCGGCTGAACCTGCACGCGCTCGCCCTCACCGACCACGACGGCATGTACGGCGTGGTGCACCTGGCCGAGGCGGCCGAAGCGTACGACCGCGTGAAGACCGTGTTCGGGGCCGAGCTGTCGCTGTCGCTCACCAAGCCGCAGAACGGCGAGCCCGATCCGGAGGGCAGCCACCTGGTGGTGCTCGGCCACCGGCAGGAGGGCTACCACCGGCTCGCCGCCGCGATCACCGCGGGGCAATTGGCCGGTGAGGAGAAGGGGCGGCCGGTGTACCGGCTCGACGAGCTCGCCGAGCAGTCCGGCGGCGAGTGGATGGTGTTGACCGGATGCCGTAAGGGCGACGTCCGGCTCGCCCTCGCCGAGCACGGGGAACGCGCAGCGGAGCGCGAGGTCTCCCGGCTCGCCGAGCTGTTCGGCCGCGACAACGTCCTCGTCGAGCTGATCGACCAGGGCGCCCCGCGCGATTCGACCGACAACGACATCCTCACCCGGATCGCCGGGCGGCTCGGGCTGCCGACGGTGGCGACCAACAACGTCCACTACGCGAGCCCCGCGCAGTACCCGCTGGCGACCGCCGTCGCTGCCGTGCGAGCCCGGCGCAGCCTCGACGAGCTCGACGGCTGGCTCCCGGCCGCCGGCGCCGCCCACCTGCGCAGCGGGGCGGAGATGGCCCGCCGGTTCGCGCGCTACCCCGGTGCCGTCGAACGGACCGTCGAGATCGCCGACGACCTCTCCTTCCGCCTCCGCAGTGCCCGTCCCCGGCTGCCGAAACAGGACGTCCCGGAGGGCCACACGCCGATGGGCTGGCTGCGCGAGCTCACCTGGCGGGGCGCGGCCGAACGCTATCCCGACCTCGACCGCAACCCGGCGAAGCGCGAGCGCATCGAGCGCGAGCTGGATGTGATCGAGGCGAAGGACTTCCCCGGCTACTTCCTCATCGTTCACGACATCGTCCGGTTCGCCCGCAGCCGCGGGATCCTCTGCCAGGGCCGGGGGTCGGCGGCGAACTCGGCCGTCGTCTACCTGCTCGGGATCACCGCCGTCGACTCGATCAAGTACGACCTGCCGTTCGAGCGGTTCCTGTCCAGCATGCGCGAGGAGGAGCCCGACATCGACGTCGACTTCGACTCCGACCGCCGGGAGGAGGTCATCCAGTACGTCTACGCCAAGTACGGCAGGCACAACGCGGCGCAGGTCGCCAACGTGATCACCTACCGCCCCAAGAACGCGGTGCGCGACATGGCGAAGGCGCTCGGCTACTCCACCGGCCAGCAGGACGCCTGGAGCAAGCAGATCGACGCGTGGGGGGCGGTCCAGACCAGCGACGACCACGACATCCCGGACGACGTGGTCGGGCTCGCACAGCAGGTGCTCAAATTCCCCCGGCATCTCGGCATCCACTCGGGCGGAATGGTCCTCACCGACCGGCCCGTCGGCGAGGTCTGCCCGATCGAGCACGCGCGCATGGAAGGCCGCACGGTGCTGCAGTGGGACAAGGACGACTGCGCGTGGATGGGCCTGGTCAAGTTCGACCTCCTCGGCCTCGGGATGCTGTCGGCGCTGGACTACTCGATGCGCACCATCGAGGCATCGCTGGGCGAGAAGTGGACGCTGGAGAGCATCCCGAAAGAGGAGCAGGGCGTGTACGACATGCTCTGCCGGGCCGACTCGATCGGCGTCTTCCAGGTGGAGAGCCGCGCACAGATCGGCACCCTGCCGCGTCTGCAGCCGCGCAGCTTCTACGACCTCGTGATCGAGATCGCGCTCATCCGCCCCGGTCCCATCCAGGGCGGAGCGGTGCACCCGTACATCCGCCGGAAGCTGGGCAAGGAGCCGGTCACCTACCTGCACCCCGCGCTCGTTCCCGTGCTGGAGCGCACGATGGGCGTCCCGCTGTTCCAGGAGCAGCTGATGCAGATGGCCGTCGCGGTCGGCGACTGCACGGCGGAGGACGCCGACCTGCTGCGCCGCGCGATGGGCTCCAAGCGCGGGGTGGAGAAGATCGAGGCGCTCAAGGCGAAGCTGTACGACGGGATGGCGAACAACGGCATCACCGGAGCCGACGCCGACGCCATCTACGAGAAGATCGAAGCGTTCGCCAACTTCGGCTTCGCCGAGAGCCACGCGATCAGCTTCGCGCTGCTCGTCTACGTCAGCTCCTGGATGAAGCTGCACTACCCCGGCGCCTTCCTGGCCGGGCTGTTGCGCGCCCAGCCGATGGGCTTCTACTCGCCGCGCACCCTCACCGCCGACGCGCGACGGCACGGCGTCGTCGTGCACCGCCCGGACATCCAGCGCTCCGGCGTCTTCCCGCTCCTCGAGCCGCTCGACGACCCGGATGCGCGGCGGGGGCCGACCGGCTCCGATCCGTGCCTGCAGACGGAGCAGCCGCCGATCGATCCCTTCGACCCGGCCGTCCCGCTCGACTTCGCCGCGCACCGCCGCGACGCCGGCCACGCGGTCCGGCTGGGCCTGGCGGCGGTCACCTCGATCGGCGAGAAGGTGGCGGAGCGCATCGTCGCCGAGCGGGAGGCGTACGGCCCCTACCGCGACCTCGGCGACCTCGCCCGGCGCACCGGCCTCACCACCGGCCAGCTGGAGGCGCTCGCCGCCGCCGGCGCCTTCGACGGCTTCGACCTGAGCAGGCGGCAGGCGATCTGGGAGGCGGGCAACGCCGCCCAGGAGCGGCCCGAGTACCTGGCCGGCACGGCGATCACCGTCCAGCCGCCGCTGCTGCCGATGCTCTCCCCCGCCGAGCAGCTCGCCAGCGACCTCTGGGCGACGGGGATCTCGACCGACGACCATCCCATCCGCTTCCTGCGTCCGGCGCTCGCCGCCCGCGGCGTCCGCCCAGCCGACACGCTCGCCGCCGGCGAGTCCGGTCGCCGCATCGAGGTGGGCGGCGTGGTGACTCACCGGCAGCGACCCGCCACGGCGGCGGGGGTCACGTTCCTCAACATCGAGGACGAGACCGGGATGGTGAACGTCGTGTGCCCGGTCGGCGTCTGGAACCGCTACCGCCGCGTGGCCCGCCAGGCGCCGGCGATGATCATCCGCGGCATCCTGGAGCGCAGCGAGGAAGGCGTCGTCAACGTGGTCGCCGACCGCCTCGAAGCACTCGACACCGGAATCCGCACCGTCTCGAGGGACTTCCGGTGA
- a CDS encoding AMP nucleosidase: MVDAQDREAAANVMPGEGGMKDKEAIVRDWLPRYTGTPVEEFGEYILLTNFSDYVKRFAEWYGAEVRGLDRSMPNATADGITMVDFGMGSPNAATIMDLLTAACPKAALFLGKCGGVKRKNKLGDLVLPIAAIRGEGTSNDYLPPEVPALPAFQLQRAVSSTIRDFQQDYWTGTVFTTNRRVWEHDDTFKEYLKRTRCMAVDMETATVFAAGFANRIPSGALLLISDQPMTPEGVKTAESDQGVSRDFVERHIRIGVEALRLVRRNGRSVRHLRFDE, from the coding sequence ATGGTGGATGCGCAGGACCGCGAGGCCGCGGCGAACGTGATGCCCGGCGAGGGCGGCATGAAGGACAAGGAGGCGATCGTCCGCGATTGGCTTCCGCGCTACACGGGCACTCCGGTGGAGGAGTTCGGGGAGTACATCCTGCTGACGAATTTCAGCGACTACGTGAAGCGCTTCGCCGAGTGGTACGGCGCCGAGGTGCGCGGGCTCGACCGGTCGATGCCGAACGCGACGGCCGACGGGATCACGATGGTCGATTTCGGGATGGGCAGCCCGAACGCGGCGACGATCATGGACCTGCTCACCGCTGCGTGTCCGAAGGCGGCGCTGTTCCTCGGAAAGTGCGGCGGGGTGAAGCGCAAGAACAAGCTCGGCGATCTCGTGCTTCCGATCGCGGCCATCCGCGGCGAGGGCACGTCGAACGACTACCTGCCGCCGGAGGTGCCCGCCCTTCCGGCCTTCCAGCTGCAGCGCGCCGTGTCGTCGACCATCCGCGACTTCCAGCAGGACTACTGGACGGGCACCGTGTTCACGACGAACCGGCGGGTGTGGGAGCACGATGACACGTTCAAGGAGTACCTCAAGCGGACGCGCTGTATGGCCGTCGACATGGAGACGGCGACCGTGTTCGCGGCGGGTTTCGCCAACCGCATCCCGAGCGGGGCGCTGCTGCTCATCTCGGATCAGCCGATGACCCCGGAGGGCGTGAAGACCGCGGAGAGCGACCAGGGCGTGTCGCGCGACTTCGTCGAGCGTCACATCCGGATCGGCGTCGAGGCCCTCCGGCTGGTGCGGAGGAACGGCCGCAGCGTCCGGCACCTGCGATTCGACGAGTGA
- a CDS encoding VIT1/CCC1 transporter family protein — protein sequence MSDTGAGDRSPEGTAPEGAHPDEPHRGGMAQRLNWLRAGVLGANDGIVSVAAVVVGVAGATSSAPAIVTAGLAALVGGAISMALGEYVSVSSQRDSERSLIAKERRELAEMPEQELEELTGLYEQRGLTPATARQVAVELTAHDALAAHLSAELGIDQDDVVSPWHAALASAVAFTCGAILPMLTILLPATLRIPVTFVAVLVALAVTGYVAAWIGGSSRGRAMVRVVVGGALALAATFIVGSLLGTSVAG from the coding sequence ATGAGCGATACAGGAGCGGGTGACCGGAGCCCGGAGGGTACGGCGCCGGAGGGTGCGCATCCGGACGAGCCGCACCGCGGAGGCATGGCGCAGCGGCTGAACTGGCTGCGCGCGGGCGTCCTCGGGGCGAATGACGGGATCGTCTCGGTCGCCGCGGTGGTGGTCGGCGTCGCCGGCGCGACGAGTTCCGCCCCCGCGATCGTCACGGCGGGGCTGGCGGCGCTCGTCGGCGGGGCGATCTCGATGGCCCTGGGCGAATACGTCTCCGTGAGCAGCCAGCGCGACAGCGAGCGATCGCTCATCGCGAAGGAGCGCCGGGAGCTGGCGGAGATGCCGGAGCAGGAGCTGGAGGAGCTGACGGGCCTGTACGAGCAGCGCGGGCTGACCCCGGCGACGGCGCGTCAGGTCGCCGTCGAGCTGACCGCGCACGACGCTCTCGCCGCCCACCTCTCTGCGGAGCTCGGGATCGACCAGGACGACGTGGTCAGCCCGTGGCATGCGGCGCTCGCGTCGGCCGTTGCGTTCACCTGCGGCGCCATCCTGCCGATGCTGACCATCCTGCTTCCCGCGACGCTGCGCATCCCGGTCACGTTCGTTGCGGTGCTCGTGGCGCTGGCGGTCACCGGTTACGTGGCGGCCTGGATCGGGGGCAGCTCCCGCGGTCGCGCCATGGTCCGGGTGGTGGTGGGCGGTGCGCTTGCGCTGGCCGCCACCTTCATCGTCGGTTCGCTGCTCGGCACGAGCGTCGCAGGCTGA
- a CDS encoding DEAD/DEAH box helicase — protein MHAGSFAAEHLSPSFPERAAWGTAGKLRAWQAEALDAYFVHEPRDFLAAATPGAGKTTFALRLATELLSRRVVERVTVVAPTEHLKRQWAEAAARVGLHLDPDFKNSDGRYARHYRGAAVTYAQVAMRPSLHKDITEAYKTLVILDEVHHGGDALSWGDGIRDAFERATRRLSLTGTPFRSDTAPIPFVTYLPDRQGIRTSVTDYNYGYGRALEDGVVRPVIFMVYAGHMRWRTKTGDEMEARLGEGNTKDITSQAWRTALDPRGEWIPAVLAAADRRLTEVRNSIPDAGGLVIATDHYAARAYADLLQQISGEPVTVVLSDEKEASDRIAEFAQGDSRWMVAVRMVSEGVDVPRLAVGVYATSASTPLFFAQAIGRFVRARRRGETASVFLPNVPTLMALANAMELERDHALDRVEENTEGDLWNPEDAMVADANREERASEALTEEFAFEALGSEANFDRVLYDGKEFGSFAVPGTDEELDFIGLPGILEPEQVHELLLQRQQRQARRHSSRPPTAEGHPPPTLHRTLKEQRQLLNSLVGLYSKNSGEPHGLIHAELRRVCGGPAVAQASVTQLQARIDFLRKRLGAH, from the coding sequence GTGCACGCGGGAAGCTTCGCCGCTGAGCACCTGTCGCCGTCCTTCCCGGAGCGCGCCGCCTGGGGGACCGCGGGCAAGCTGCGTGCCTGGCAGGCGGAGGCGCTCGATGCGTACTTCGTCCACGAGCCGCGCGACTTCCTCGCGGCGGCGACGCCGGGCGCCGGTAAGACGACCTTCGCGCTGAGGCTCGCGACCGAGCTCCTGTCGCGCCGGGTCGTCGAGCGCGTCACGGTCGTCGCGCCGACCGAGCACCTCAAGCGCCAGTGGGCGGAGGCGGCGGCCCGGGTCGGCCTCCACCTCGATCCGGACTTCAAGAACTCCGATGGCCGCTATGCACGGCACTACCGGGGCGCCGCGGTGACCTACGCGCAGGTGGCCATGCGGCCGAGCCTGCACAAGGACATCACCGAGGCGTACAAGACGCTGGTGATCCTCGACGAGGTGCATCACGGTGGTGACGCCCTGAGCTGGGGAGACGGCATCCGCGACGCCTTCGAGCGCGCGACGCGGCGGCTCTCGCTCACCGGTACGCCGTTCCGCTCGGACACGGCGCCCATCCCGTTCGTGACCTACCTGCCCGACCGCCAGGGCATCCGGACGTCGGTCACCGACTACAACTACGGCTACGGCCGCGCGCTCGAGGACGGCGTCGTCCGTCCCGTCATCTTCATGGTCTACGCCGGGCACATGCGCTGGCGCACCAAGACGGGCGACGAGATGGAGGCGCGGCTCGGCGAGGGCAACACGAAGGACATCACATCGCAGGCGTGGCGGACGGCGCTCGATCCGCGCGGCGAGTGGATCCCGGCCGTGCTGGCGGCGGCCGACCGCCGCCTCACCGAGGTGCGCAACTCCATTCCCGACGCCGGAGGTCTGGTGATCGCGACGGACCACTACGCGGCGCGGGCGTATGCGGACCTGCTGCAGCAGATCAGCGGAGAGCCGGTCACGGTCGTGCTCTCCGACGAGAAGGAGGCCAGCGACCGGATCGCCGAGTTCGCGCAGGGCGACTCGCGGTGGATGGTCGCGGTGCGCATGGTGTCGGAGGGCGTCGACGTGCCGCGGCTGGCCGTGGGCGTGTACGCGACCAGCGCATCCACCCCGCTGTTCTTCGCGCAGGCGATCGGCCGGTTCGTGCGCGCCCGGCGCCGCGGCGAGACGGCCTCCGTGTTCCTGCCGAACGTGCCGACGCTGATGGCGTTGGCGAACGCGATGGAGCTGGAACGCGATCACGCGCTCGACCGCGTCGAGGAGAACACCGAGGGCGACTTGTGGAACCCCGAGGACGCGATGGTGGCCGACGCGAATCGCGAGGAGCGCGCGTCGGAGGCGCTGACGGAGGAGTTCGCGTTCGAGGCGCTGGGGTCGGAGGCCAACTTCGACCGCGTGCTGTACGACGGCAAGGAGTTCGGCAGCTTCGCGGTACCGGGCACGGACGAGGAGCTCGACTTCATCGGCCTCCCCGGCATCCTCGAGCCGGAGCAGGTGCACGAGCTGCTGCTGCAGCGGCAGCAACGACAGGCGCGCCGGCACTCGTCCCGGCCGCCGACCGCGGAGGGGCATCCGCCGCCGACGCTGCACCGGACGCTGAAGGAGCAGCGCCAGCTGCTGAACAGCCTCGTCGGGCTGTATTCGAAGAACTCGGGGGAGCCGCACGGTCTGATCCACGCGGAGCTGCGGCGGGTCTGCGGCGGACCGGCGGTCGCGCAGGCCAGTGTCACCCAGCTCCAGGCGAGGATCGACTTCCTGCGGAAGCGGCTGGGCGCTCATTAG
- a CDS encoding SGNH/GDSL hydrolase family protein, which produces MAEAQHPWSRYVALGDSFTEGIGDPEPGSPGGHRGWADRVAEVLSRQTDDFAYANLAVRGKLIRQILDEQVDAAVALRPDLITISAGGNDVIRPGTDPDQIALLFDEAVSRLSVDGATIVVFTGVDVGFSPVFRGIRGKVAIYNENVRAIAARYDCIVADQWSLTEIQDQRMWAPDRLHLAPLGHHTVARMVLAALNVENDLQPLQPEPLPPRTWRRARAEDLSWAREYLVPWVLRRIRHQSSGDHVTPKRPQAGPFLISGD; this is translated from the coding sequence ATGGCGGAAGCACAGCATCCCTGGTCCCGGTACGTCGCCCTCGGAGACTCGTTCACCGAAGGCATCGGCGATCCGGAACCGGGGAGCCCAGGCGGCCACCGCGGCTGGGCGGATCGCGTGGCCGAGGTCCTGAGCAGACAGACCGACGACTTCGCGTACGCGAACCTCGCGGTCCGCGGCAAGCTGATCCGCCAGATCCTGGACGAGCAGGTGGATGCGGCGGTCGCCCTCCGGCCCGACCTCATCACGATCTCGGCGGGCGGCAACGACGTCATCCGGCCGGGGACCGACCCCGACCAGATCGCGCTGCTATTCGACGAGGCCGTCTCGCGGCTGAGCGTCGACGGCGCGACCATCGTGGTGTTCACCGGAGTCGACGTCGGCTTCTCGCCGGTCTTCCGCGGCATCCGCGGCAAGGTCGCGATCTACAACGAGAACGTCCGCGCCATCGCGGCGCGCTACGACTGCATCGTCGCCGATCAGTGGTCGCTGACCGAGATCCAGGACCAGCGGATGTGGGCGCCCGACCGCCTGCACCTCGCGCCGCTCGGCCACCACACCGTGGCGCGGATGGTCCTCGCCGCGCTCAACGTGGAGAACGACCTGCAGCCGCTGCAGCCGGAACCGCTCCCTCCGCGCACCTGGCGGCGCGCCCGCGCCGAGGACCTCTCGTGGGCGCGCGAGTACCTCGTGCCGTGGGTCCTTCGCCGCATCCGGCACCAGTCGTCCGGCGACCATGTCACGCCGAAGCGGCCGCAGGCGGGTCCCTTCCTGATCAGCGGCGACTGA
- a CDS encoding D-alanyl-D-alanine carboxypeptidase: MPQQVLVDPPRRVSRTVYRRRRIVVFGTVIAVLLAFVYVVGSLVAPVPATAAVTAHGKQLVQPAAQLAWPGYGSSAIVAPDYPGASASHGSDASVPIASITKTITALVVLEKKPLNGDDQGPDIAFTQRDVNIWHDVVAAGGSWAPVVAGTSMTEKQALEAMLLPSANNYAISLANWAYGSTSAYVSAANDWLAKNGFSGTKITTPDGLDPGNVSTTKDLIGIGKLVLASPVLSSIVSQKNANLPGAGSQDNTNTLLGFEGMDGIKTGNTDEAGNCLLFSAELPVGATKVRVLGVVLGAPTHDDLWAGVQALLTSMKNGFHQVTPVEKGQVFGTYTTAWGATSKLVATETKSFLVWSDTPIGVDLQTRPLSSGFKGDILGQGTFTLNGKTATVPLALARDVPDPGFGWRLAHPGGLGT; encoded by the coding sequence GTGCCCCAGCAAGTTCTCGTCGATCCGCCGCGCCGTGTCTCGCGGACGGTGTACCGCCGGCGCCGGATCGTCGTCTTCGGAACCGTGATCGCCGTCCTCCTCGCGTTCGTCTACGTTGTCGGGTCGCTGGTCGCGCCCGTCCCGGCGACAGCCGCCGTCACCGCGCACGGCAAGCAGCTGGTCCAGCCGGCCGCGCAGCTGGCGTGGCCCGGGTACGGCTCCTCCGCGATCGTCGCCCCCGACTACCCGGGTGCCTCGGCGTCGCACGGCAGCGACGCGAGCGTGCCGATCGCCAGCATCACGAAGACCATCACCGCACTCGTGGTGCTGGAGAAGAAGCCGCTGAACGGCGACGACCAGGGTCCGGACATCGCGTTCACGCAGCGCGACGTGAACATCTGGCACGACGTCGTCGCGGCCGGCGGTTCGTGGGCACCGGTGGTCGCCGGCACCTCGATGACCGAGAAGCAGGCGCTGGAGGCGATGCTCCTGCCCTCCGCGAACAACTACGCGATCTCGCTGGCGAACTGGGCGTATGGCTCGACGAGCGCCTACGTCTCCGCCGCGAACGATTGGCTCGCGAAGAACGGCTTCAGCGGAACGAAGATCACGACCCCGGACGGCCTCGACCCCGGCAACGTGAGCACGACGAAGGACCTCATCGGCATCGGGAAGCTCGTGCTGGCGTCGCCCGTGCTGTCGTCGATCGTGTCGCAGAAGAACGCGAACCTGCCAGGAGCCGGGTCGCAGGACAACACGAACACCCTCCTCGGTTTCGAGGGGATGGACGGCATCAAGACCGGCAACACCGACGAGGCGGGCAACTGCCTGCTCTTCTCGGCGGAGCTCCCGGTCGGTGCGACGAAGGTGCGGGTGCTCGGCGTCGTGCTCGGCGCGCCCACCCACGACGACCTGTGGGCGGGTGTCCAGGCGCTCCTCACCAGCATGAAGAACGGCTTCCACCAGGTCACGCCGGTCGAGAAGGGCCAGGTGTTCGGGACCTACACCACCGCCTGGGGAGCGACATCGAAGCTGGTCGCGACCGAGACGAAGTCGTTCCTGGTGTGGTCGGACACGCCGATCGGCGTGGACCTGCAGACCCGACCGCTGTCGTCCGGATTCAAGGGCGACATCCTCGGACAGGGCACGTTCACCCTGAACGGGAAGACCGCCACGGTGCCGCTCGCGCTGGCGCGCGATGTGCCGGACCCGGGATTCGGGTGGCGGCTGGCGCATCCGGGCGGCCTCGGCACCTAG